A single region of the Aeromonas hydrophila subsp. hydrophila ATCC 7966 genome encodes:
- a CDS encoding glycosyl transferase — translation MLIIAISTLFNRLDGIQKEQFPSNEKIKYVISCQGKKEHDDAYYESYLRAIFGDDVLWGEAPTSGLSNNRNNAIKLALESKSETDRYLYICDDDITLSVDGLLDAIAVMQERTLSCLTGIIATDGGFFRNYSNQTYSHSRLSAARVCSVEIVVDLEFVFSKSILFDSRFGLGSIYPSGEEFIFLNDLISAGGKVDFSPIILCKHPPLSSGDDFYSSQYKIMAKGAMLKRVFPSYICYPMIIMFAIKKYRAYRDSVSFLNFCNNMIKGAMGMNK, via the coding sequence ATGCTTATTATCGCAATTTCAACACTATTTAATCGGCTTGATGGTATACAGAAAGAACAATTTCCATCAAATGAAAAAATAAAGTATGTGATCTCTTGTCAGGGAAAGAAGGAACATGACGACGCATATTATGAATCCTATCTGAGAGCGATATTTGGTGATGATGTTTTATGGGGTGAAGCACCAACATCTGGGCTATCGAACAACCGAAATAATGCTATTAAACTAGCCCTAGAGAGCAAATCTGAAACAGATCGCTATCTTTACATATGTGATGATGATATTACTTTATCTGTTGATGGTTTATTAGATGCGATTGCTGTCATGCAGGAAAGGACGCTATCATGTTTAACTGGTATTATTGCTACTGACGGTGGATTTTTTAGAAATTACAGTAATCAAACTTATTCACATTCCAGATTGAGCGCTGCCAGAGTATGCAGTGTCGAGATTGTCGTGGATCTTGAGTTTGTTTTTTCAAAGAGTATTTTATTTGATAGCCGATTTGGGTTAGGAAGTATCTATCCATCAGGAGAGGAGTTTATATTTCTCAATGATCTTATTTCTGCTGGCGGAAAAGTGGATTTTAGCCCAATAATATTATGTAAGCATCCACCATTGTCGAGTGGTGATGATTTCTACAGTTCACAGTATAAAATAATGGCGAAAGGGGCAATGTTAAAACGAGTTTTCCCTTCTTATATATGTTATCCAATGATAATTATGTTTGCCATTAAAAAATATAGAGCTTATCGCGATTCAGTTTCATTTTTAAATTTTTGTAATAATATGATTAAAGGTGCTATGGGGATGAATAAGTAA
- a CDS encoding glycosyltransferase, with the protein MKTVLIYLPNLNCGGAESVTVRLANYLAGSGYSVKLITSIGGGPLEEILDSRIEYLCLDLKNQWQTILKMPSVIKRIEPDVIFTTMKESCFIMIVAKYIACSNARMVIREANTVSLQLKEENKITQRVKNYLIAMSYRFADKIIALSDEIKVDLVSSFHLSKEIDVIPNPIGFDKMEKAIMSPLGHDALRDNSTLKLVTVARFYPQKNHIFMVNALASYIKKNPNVKWFLVGDGPLKNEIQERIEFLGISKNIVFLGFQKNPLAIVNACDVFVLPSLYEGFSNALLEAAALNKKILVSDAQTTSVAFLKKLNIGSCYVNDDIDDFCIKLESEACSIGDPGVSSRMRREYSEEAVFGSYSKAMFE; encoded by the coding sequence ATGAAAACGGTACTAATTTATTTACCGAATTTGAACTGTGGCGGGGCTGAGTCAGTTACTGTTCGTTTAGCTAATTATCTTGCCGGCAGTGGTTATTCAGTAAAGTTGATAACTTCAATTGGTGGTGGGCCGCTCGAAGAGATTCTTGACTCTAGAATAGAGTATCTTTGCCTGGACTTAAAGAATCAATGGCAGACTATATTGAAAATGCCATCAGTTATAAAGCGAATTGAACCAGATGTAATTTTTACCACGATGAAAGAAAGTTGCTTCATCATGATTGTAGCAAAATATATTGCATGTTCGAATGCTAGAATGGTTATTCGAGAAGCAAACACCGTATCGTTGCAGTTAAAAGAAGAGAACAAGATTACACAGCGGGTAAAAAATTATCTAATTGCAATGTCATACCGCTTTGCTGATAAAATAATTGCACTTTCAGATGAGATTAAAGTTGATCTGGTAAGCTCTTTTCATTTATCAAAGGAAATTGATGTTATTCCTAATCCAATTGGTTTTGATAAAATGGAAAAGGCGATAATGTCCCCTCTTGGGCATGATGCATTACGTGACAACAGTACATTGAAACTTGTTACTGTTGCTCGATTTTATCCACAAAAAAATCATATTTTTATGGTCAATGCCCTTGCATCTTATATCAAGAAGAATCCAAACGTGAAGTGGTTTTTGGTGGGTGATGGGCCACTTAAAAATGAAATTCAAGAGCGAATTGAATTCTTAGGAATATCTAAAAATATTGTTTTTTTAGGTTTTCAAAAAAATCCATTGGCGATTGTGAATGCTTGTGATGTATTTGTTTTGCCATCTCTATACGAAGGTTTTTCTAATGCGTTGCTAGAGGCTGCTGCATTAAATAAAAAAATATTGGTTTCTGATGCACAGACAACTTCGGTTGCATTTCTGAAGAAATTAAATATAGGCTCTTGTTACGTTAATGATGATATTGATGATTTTTGTATAAAATTAGAGTCTGAAGCCTGTTCTATTGGCGACCCTGGTGTTTCTTCGCGCATGAGAAGAGAATACAGTGAAGAAGCTGTGTTTGGTTCTTATTCAAAAGCCATGTTTGAGTGA